The Haloarchaeobius amylolyticus genome window below encodes:
- a CDS encoding GNAT family N-acetyltransferase: MTDLFPAHVETERLRLERADRALDPDSVYEKMGAHRERAVAEHEHLHSNPHQHPKGSADWLADAREQWEAGEAATWAIFAREDEPAPDAAVVPDDDQLHVGRASLHVEWGKRQAFTGVTIHRPFWGRGYSGERAGATLAVAFDRLDLDYVSPAHMVDNEQSKRAIRKYVDRWGGQRDCLLRNWEPTEDGEPADLVRYTISQQQWRAAGGTPDEVTIRA, encoded by the coding sequence ATGACCGACCTCTTCCCCGCACACGTCGAGACCGAGCGCCTCCGGCTCGAACGCGCCGACCGGGCGCTGGACCCCGACAGCGTGTACGAGAAGATGGGTGCGCACCGCGAGCGTGCGGTGGCCGAGCACGAGCACCTGCACTCGAACCCGCACCAGCACCCGAAGGGCAGCGCGGACTGGCTGGCCGACGCCCGCGAGCAGTGGGAGGCCGGCGAGGCCGCCACGTGGGCCATCTTCGCCCGCGAGGACGAACCAGCGCCCGACGCCGCGGTCGTCCCCGACGACGACCAGCTGCACGTCGGCAGAGCGAGCCTGCACGTCGAGTGGGGGAAGCGCCAGGCGTTCACCGGCGTCACCATCCACCGGCCCTTCTGGGGGCGGGGCTACTCCGGTGAACGCGCCGGGGCGACCCTCGCGGTCGCCTTCGACCGCCTCGACCTCGACTACGTCTCGCCGGCGCACATGGTGGACAACGAGCAGTCGAAACGCGCCATCCGGAAGTACGTCGACCGCTGGGGTGGCCAGCGCGACTGCCTGCTCCGGAACTGGGAGCCGACCGAGGACGGCGAGCCCGCGGACCTGGTCCGGTACACCATCAGCCAGCAGCAGTGGCGCGCGGCCGGCGGGACCCCCGACGAGGTGACCATCCGTGCCTGA
- a CDS encoding GNAT family N-acetyltransferase gives MPDRFPDRIETERLNLVHESPGETDVFERYEPMRAGHADPAAFEHIPIEPFEHPQEAREFLASRTDRWDGGNAGTYVVRPKDGEDGAGEPAGEAELFAIWDRRTAYFTFGLRRPFWGRGYSGERADAFVVCTFERLDLGVVSVSHTVANENSRRAIERYVDRWNGQRDATLRNGHVIDGEPRDVVQYSITREDYEATDHGPDVTFHG, from the coding sequence GTGCCTGACCGCTTCCCCGACCGCATCGAGACGGAACGCCTGAACCTCGTCCACGAGTCACCCGGGGAGACCGACGTGTTCGAGCGGTACGAGCCGATGCGTGCCGGGCACGCCGACCCGGCCGCGTTCGAGCACATCCCCATCGAGCCGTTCGAGCATCCACAGGAGGCCCGCGAGTTCCTCGCCTCGCGGACCGACCGCTGGGACGGCGGGAACGCCGGGACCTACGTCGTCCGGCCGAAGGACGGCGAGGACGGTGCCGGGGAACCGGCGGGCGAGGCCGAACTGTTCGCCATCTGGGACCGCCGGACCGCGTACTTCACCTTCGGCCTGCGGCGACCGTTCTGGGGGCGGGGCTACTCCGGCGAGCGCGCCGACGCCTTCGTCGTCTGCACCTTCGAGCGCCTCGACCTCGGCGTGGTCTCGGTGAGCCACACCGTCGCGAACGAGAACTCGCGCCGGGCCATCGAGAGGTACGTCGATCGCTGGAACGGCCAGCGCGACGCCACCCTCCGGAACGGCCACGTCATCGACGGCGAACCACGCGACGTGGTCCAGTACAGCATCACCCGCGAGGACTACGAGGCGACCGACCACGGGCCGGACGTGACGTTCCACGGGTGA
- a CDS encoding GNAT family N-acetyltransferase: MPEFSWDDGLFPARIETDRLVMTRVDADTDPLEFYRAFSREADPERVFAYVSPTFVSTPKRSHDLLRSFAEQGREGTAAAYVLRPADGEPDAGRFAGIASFRPVWGRKSAEVGVMLGTDFWGRGYSGERAGAFLELAFDHLDLELVEVTTRVGNENSQRAIERYLDRFGGQRDAVARNDETDSQGAHDVYRYTVSRVQYRQEQQEG, translated from the coding sequence ATGCCCGAGTTCTCCTGGGACGACGGCCTGTTCCCGGCCCGCATCGAGACCGACCGTCTCGTCATGACGCGCGTCGACGCCGACACCGACCCACTCGAGTTCTACCGGGCGTTCTCCCGCGAGGCCGACCCCGAGCGCGTGTTCGCGTACGTCTCGCCGACGTTCGTCTCGACGCCGAAACGCTCGCACGACCTGCTCCGGAGCTTCGCCGAGCAGGGGCGCGAGGGGACCGCCGCAGCCTACGTCCTCCGGCCGGCAGACGGTGAACCCGACGCGGGGCGCTTCGCCGGTATCGCGTCGTTCCGGCCCGTCTGGGGCCGCAAGAGTGCCGAGGTCGGCGTCATGCTCGGCACCGACTTCTGGGGGCGGGGCTACTCCGGCGAGCGCGCCGGAGCGTTCCTCGAACTCGCGTTCGACCACCTCGACCTCGAGCTGGTCGAGGTGACGACCCGGGTCGGCAACGAGAACTCCCAGCGCGCCATCGAGCGGTACCTCGACCGCTTCGGCGGCCAGCGCGACGCAGTCGCCCGAAACGACGAGACGGATTCGCAGGGCGCTCACGACGTGTACCGCTACACGGTCTCGCGGGTGCAGTACCGACAGGAACAGCAGGAGGGATGA
- the sod gene encoding superoxide dismutase, which produces MTDYELPPLPYDYDALEPHISEQVLRWHHDTHHQGYVDGWNSAEETLAANRDAGEFGDSPGAIRNVTHNGSGHVLHDLFWQNMSPEGGDEPAGDLRARIEADFGSYDAWEGEFRAAAGNAGGWALLVYDSFSNQLRNVVVDKHDQGALWGAHPILALDVWEHSYYHDYGPARGDFVDSFFEVVDWREPASRYEDAVAAFE; this is translated from the coding sequence ATGACCGACTACGAACTGCCGCCACTCCCGTACGATTACGACGCACTCGAACCGCACATCTCCGAACAGGTGCTCCGCTGGCACCACGACACCCACCACCAGGGCTACGTCGACGGGTGGAACTCGGCCGAGGAGACGCTCGCCGCGAACCGCGACGCGGGCGAGTTCGGCGACTCCCCGGGCGCCATCCGGAACGTCACGCACAACGGCTCCGGGCACGTCCTCCACGACCTGTTCTGGCAGAACATGAGCCCCGAGGGCGGCGACGAGCCCGCGGGCGACCTGCGAGCGCGCATCGAGGCCGACTTCGGCTCCTACGACGCCTGGGAGGGCGAGTTCCGCGCCGCCGCCGGGAACGCCGGAGGCTGGGCGCTGCTCGTCTACGACTCCTTCAGCAACCAGCTCCGGAACGTCGTGGTGGACAAGCACGACCAGGGCGCGCTGTGGGGTGCTCATCCCATCCTCGCGCTCGACGTCTGGGAGCACTCGTACTACCACGACTACGGCCCGGCCCGCGGCGACTTCGTGGACTCGTTCTTCGAGGTCGTCGACTGGCGCGAGCCGGCCAGTCGCTACGAGGACGCCGTCGCCGCCTTCGAATAG
- a CDS encoding GNAT family N-acetyltransferase — translation MTRPYDSDTDAEALWELKRGFELGLGSGTGGDEKQAKYEGKLDDDYRTDWLEWVDRCVADDERCVTVATAGDGDEHELAGYVFVLPERLAFIWDAAVLNEIYVRPEYRGTGVADDLMAAAVSLARDQALPLDRLVLDVDRENERATAFYDRHGFAHWGEMVAREL, via the coding sequence ATGACCCGACCCTACGATTCCGACACCGACGCGGAGGCGCTCTGGGAACTCAAGCGCGGCTTCGAACTCGGCCTCGGCTCGGGCACCGGCGGCGACGAGAAGCAGGCGAAGTACGAGGGGAAACTCGACGACGACTACCGGACGGACTGGCTGGAGTGGGTGGACCGATGCGTGGCCGACGACGAGCGCTGCGTGACGGTCGCGACGGCTGGCGACGGTGACGAACATGAACTCGCCGGCTACGTGTTCGTTCTTCCGGAACGCCTCGCGTTCATCTGGGACGCGGCCGTCCTCAACGAGATCTACGTCCGCCCGGAGTACCGCGGAACTGGCGTGGCTGACGACCTGATGGCCGCTGCCGTCTCGCTCGCCCGGGACCAGGCCCTCCCGCTGGACCGGCTGGTGCTGGACGTGGACCGTGAGAACGAGCGCGCGACGGCGTTCTACGACCGCCACGGGTTCGCCCACTGGGGCGAGATGGTGGCGCGAGAACTCTGA
- a CDS encoding metal-dependent hydrolase, with translation MPSTVVHVALAAIVACALLGPAFSGRALVAVLALTAFVDLDVFVGFVLVGAHRAAFHTLLFPAVLGAALAFDLYADRPSRLVARFGPHAPRVAAVAIVAVVFGAIGPDLMTNGVNVLWPLHDQFYALTGKLHLSDQRGVVQTFVEFENGEPTRKVAKGSTKEVQYYTGVDTNPDRSGEPVTRERIFPLVDSGIQLLIVLTAGVVSAVRLWDER, from the coding sequence ATGCCCTCGACCGTCGTCCACGTCGCCCTCGCCGCCATCGTCGCCTGCGCCCTCCTCGGGCCCGCGTTCTCGGGGCGCGCGCTCGTCGCGGTGCTGGCCCTGACCGCGTTCGTCGACCTCGACGTGTTCGTCGGGTTCGTCCTCGTGGGCGCGCATCGGGCGGCGTTCCACACCCTCCTCTTCCCGGCCGTCCTCGGTGCTGCCCTCGCGTTCGACCTGTACGCCGACCGCCCCTCGAGGCTCGTCGCGCGGTTCGGCCCCCACGCGCCCCGGGTCGCCGCCGTGGCCATCGTCGCGGTCGTCTTCGGCGCCATCGGGCCCGACCTGATGACCAACGGCGTGAACGTCCTCTGGCCCCTGCACGACCAGTTCTACGCGCTCACGGGGAAGCTCCACCTCTCGGACCAGCGCGGCGTCGTCCAGACGTTCGTGGAGTTCGAGAACGGCGAGCCGACGAGGAAGGTCGCGAAGGGCTCGACGAAGGAGGTCCAGTACTACACCGGCGTCGACACCAACCCGGACCGGTCGGGCGAGCCGGTCACCCGCGAGCGCATCTTCCCGCTGGTCGACTCCGGCATCCAGCTCCTCATCGTCCTGACGGCGGGCGTCGTCTCGGCGGTGCGGCTGTGGGACGAGCGCTGA
- a CDS encoding helix-turn-helix domain-containing protein — protein sequence MSDSPRRSLATKIAGEVTLSEDPGATLRKWRTDFGVSQTDLAAHLDVSSSVVSDYESGRRENPGIGVVSRMVNALLDIDESRGGDHIRQYARVLSAGFESDIVRDLREYPTTIPLSRFYDAIDATEVHAAEERHISGHTVINSIAAITRLSSEEFYRLYGQSTSRALIFTEITRGESPLVAMRVVTPTPNAVVLHGIEADELWEHAPKLARADGFSLAVTQKPAEEMVDALRELP from the coding sequence ATGAGCGACAGTCCACGGCGCAGCCTCGCGACGAAGATCGCCGGCGAGGTGACCCTCTCGGAGGACCCCGGCGCGACGCTCCGGAAGTGGCGCACCGACTTCGGGGTGAGCCAGACCGACCTCGCGGCCCACCTCGACGTCTCCTCGTCGGTCGTCTCCGACTACGAGAGCGGACGCCGCGAGAACCCCGGCATCGGGGTCGTGAGCCGCATGGTGAACGCGCTGCTCGACATCGACGAGAGCCGCGGTGGCGACCACATCCGGCAGTACGCCCGCGTCCTCTCGGCCGGGTTCGAGAGCGACATCGTCCGCGACCTCCGGGAGTACCCGACGACCATCCCGCTGTCGCGCTTCTACGACGCCATCGACGCCACCGAGGTCCACGCCGCCGAGGAGCGCCACATCTCGGGCCACACCGTCATCAACTCCATCGCGGCCATCACCCGGCTCTCCTCGGAGGAGTTCTACCGGCTCTACGGGCAGTCCACCTCGCGGGCGCTCATCTTCACCGAGATAACCCGCGGGGAGTCCCCGCTGGTCGCGATGCGCGTCGTCACCCCGACCCCGAACGCGGTGGTCCTGCACGGTATCGAGGCCGACGAACTCTGGGAGCACGCGCCCAAGCTCGCGCGTGCCGACGGCTTCTCGCTCGCGGTGACGCAGAAGCCGGCCGAGGAGATGGTCGACGCGCTGCGCGAACTCCCCTAG
- a CDS encoding DoxX family protein encodes MSTVTGRLGLDRLSNADVSVLSLRVGVGLIMLVHGLGKLTGAGPAGSGIDGFAFALAGLGVPAPILTAWLVGFAETIGGLLVLVGLFSRVGAAAIAVVMTGAILLVHLPNGFVVSNGGYEFALLLLLVSVSLVFTDPGRYSVAHWLADREAEKTARPAA; translated from the coding sequence ATGTCCACAGTGACCGGACGACTCGGGCTGGACCGGCTGTCGAACGCGGACGTGAGCGTCCTCTCGCTCCGGGTCGGGGTCGGGCTCATCATGCTCGTCCACGGGCTCGGCAAGCTCACCGGGGCCGGTCCCGCAGGCTCCGGCATCGACGGGTTCGCGTTCGCCCTGGCCGGTCTGGGGGTGCCCGCGCCCATCCTGACGGCGTGGCTGGTCGGGTTCGCCGAGACCATCGGCGGCCTGCTGGTGCTCGTCGGCCTGTTCAGCCGGGTCGGGGCGGCGGCCATCGCGGTCGTGATGACGGGCGCCATCCTGCTGGTCCACCTGCCGAACGGGTTCGTCGTCTCGAACGGGGGCTACGAGTTCGCCCTGCTGTTGCTGCTCGTGTCGGTCTCGCTCGTGTTCACCGACCCCGGGCGGTACTCGGTCGCGCACTGGCTCGCCGACCGCGAGGCAGAGAAGACGGCGCGGCCCGCGGCCTGA
- the hmgB gene encoding hydroxymethylglutaryl-CoA synthase, with the protein MTTVGIDAMEIWTGKLKLDLPNTFAPEKGEDPEKYTKGLGLNASSFPDSYEDIVTMGANAAKKLMDRKGLEPDDIGRIDVATESSFDNSKPISTYIAGCLEQVYEGDFHHANKGERKFACIAGTQSIDDAYNWIRAGRNRGRAALVIATDTALYARGDAGEATQGAGAVAMLIDEDPDLVELSMEQGYGSADETDFLKPNQQFPSVDGKRSVKVYLARMREALEDFESVAGKIHPDDFAYGPFHTPFPGMVRKAALLAYRHIIRDTEVEEELAEEIGRQPRQEAFDDDEAFTEALREYMDALKGTEQYQDWYGRTIEPTLGISRDVGNWYTGSVHIARLSALMHAAEQGEDLAGQRLLVGSYGSGAQAEIHAETVCDNWLEEVEALDVQEQIDARYDLSWAEYEEVHDRHNHEKDKELEEFTAPENEFAFDGWGRMGERKYRYVE; encoded by the coding sequence ATGACCACCGTCGGCATCGACGCCATGGAGATCTGGACAGGGAAGCTCAAACTGGACCTGCCCAACACGTTCGCGCCGGAGAAGGGTGAGGACCCCGAGAAGTACACGAAGGGCCTCGGCCTGAACGCCTCGTCGTTCCCGGACTCCTACGAGGACATCGTGACGATGGGGGCGAACGCCGCGAAGAAGTTGATGGACCGAAAGGGGCTGGAGCCGGACGACATCGGTCGAATCGACGTGGCCACGGAGTCCAGTTTCGACAACTCCAAGCCCATCTCGACGTACATCGCGGGGTGTCTCGAGCAGGTGTACGAGGGTGACTTCCATCACGCGAACAAGGGCGAGCGCAAGTTCGCCTGCATCGCGGGGACGCAGTCCATCGACGACGCCTACAACTGGATTCGCGCAGGCCGGAACCGCGGGCGCGCGGCGCTCGTCATCGCGACCGACACGGCGCTGTACGCTCGTGGTGACGCCGGCGAGGCGACCCAGGGTGCGGGCGCGGTCGCGATGCTCATCGACGAGGACCCGGACCTCGTCGAGCTGTCGATGGAGCAGGGCTACGGCTCGGCCGACGAGACGGACTTCCTGAAGCCGAACCAGCAGTTCCCCAGCGTGGACGGGAAGCGCTCGGTGAAGGTCTACCTCGCCCGGATGCGCGAGGCGCTGGAGGACTTCGAGTCCGTCGCGGGCAAGATCCACCCCGACGACTTCGCCTACGGGCCGTTCCACACGCCGTTCCCGGGCATGGTCCGCAAGGCCGCGCTGCTGGCGTACCGCCACATCATCCGCGACACCGAGGTCGAGGAGGAACTCGCCGAGGAGATCGGCCGCCAGCCCCGGCAGGAGGCCTTCGACGACGACGAGGCGTTCACCGAGGCGCTTCGCGAGTACATGGACGCGCTGAAGGGCACCGAGCAGTACCAGGACTGGTACGGCCGCACCATCGAGCCGACGCTCGGCATCTCCCGCGACGTCGGGAACTGGTACACCGGGTCGGTCCACATCGCCCGCCTCTCCGCGCTGATGCACGCCGCAGAGCAGGGCGAGGACCTCGCCGGCCAGCGGCTCCTCGTCGGGTCCTACGGCTCGGGTGCGCAGGCCGAGATCCACGCCGAGACCGTCTGTGACAACTGGCTGGAGGAGGTCGAGGCGCTCGACGTGCAGGAGCAGATCGACGCCCGTTACGACCTCTCCTGGGCGGAGTACGAGGAGGTCCACGACCGCCACAACCACGAGAAGGACAAGGAACTCGAGGAGTTCACGGCGCCCGAGAACGAGTTCGCCTTCGACGGCTGGGGCCGCATGGGCGAGCGCAAGTACCGGTACGTGGAATAA
- a CDS encoding PKD domain-containing protein, with product MAQPWSERAVTVQVGAVILLAFIVISLSMYQAEVVPDQNAEVEYNHNQEVQQQLQEVRNGLVTAAKTGDEGAETVRLGTTYPSRTLFVNPPPPSGSFRTVGTRNASINVSIENGTALADDIDDYWDGSAHNLSTGALVYRPTYHVYQNGPTTVYENTLLYNVYRSANITVAGQGMVDGREITLVALGGELEANAGGTTTVDVASLSASSNTIAVTNETGSNLTLTIPTYLNETQWRDAMGAEIDGTGNAGNDAYVHGVTYQSVSGQQFNLVTLEFEQSVTYELDLARVGVGETEGIDEPNATYLTTIQGDGATVAEGQNQSLVLEVRDQYNNPVGGESVNVSADRGTVTPAAAETGTDGRVTVTYQAPSVSGTGNTDTINASFDSAVGSGVDENAPENVSFTVQIANTDGSGTGGGGGGGSAYTINWNDPDGDNPSGPLTNCDDVSCEWNVSADSDDQLDLSAGLNVSIDGFTVEFGVNDTGVGTVSPSSDSTDGSGTAQTTLTAAANGTVGVYAASGGSSDRLLVEVTNVGAGGGGGTDSPPSADFSYSPTSPRTAESITFDASVSSDDNGITSYEWDIDDDGNYEKSGQTTTHSYGDNGQKQVTLRVTDGAGQTDTIAKTVTVTNRPPSAAFDWDCTGTTCSFDGRGSSDVDGSIASYSWDFGDGGSDPGQTTSHTYTPPGTYSVTLTVTDDDGDTSSITKEIHTGGGISYGQTDTWLSSNSDIQQEFQSTRNDDVTIIAVKVNETSNQVDLLNGDNTAYAEVEIYNSSGLVGGADTTGGYVLPANMSLESDGQSAPLPSGAQQTLYLTEFFNERGSSGSYQRVDMTGRQVTITIYFRVDDVVYGVTQTVTVQ from the coding sequence ATGGCGCAGCCCTGGAGCGAGCGTGCCGTCACGGTGCAGGTCGGCGCGGTCATCCTCCTCGCGTTCATCGTCATCTCGCTGTCGATGTACCAGGCGGAGGTGGTACCCGACCAGAACGCGGAGGTCGAGTACAACCACAATCAGGAGGTGCAACAGCAGCTCCAGGAGGTTCGCAACGGTCTCGTCACCGCAGCAAAGACCGGTGACGAGGGGGCCGAAACGGTGCGGCTCGGGACGACCTACCCATCCCGGACGCTCTTCGTGAACCCCCCGCCGCCGTCCGGATCGTTCCGTACGGTGGGAACCCGCAACGCGAGCATCAACGTCTCCATCGAAAATGGGACTGCACTCGCTGACGACATCGACGACTACTGGGATGGGAGCGCCCACAACCTCTCGACGGGTGCGCTTGTCTATCGGCCGACGTACCACGTCTACCAGAACGGGCCGACGACGGTGTACGAGAACACCCTGCTGTACAACGTCTATCGGTCGGCCAATATCACGGTCGCCGGCCAGGGCATGGTCGATGGCAGGGAGATAACGCTCGTCGCCCTCGGTGGCGAACTGGAGGCGAACGCCGGCGGGACGACGACGGTCGACGTAGCCAGCCTGAGCGCCTCCTCGAACACCATCGCGGTGACCAACGAAACCGGGTCGAACCTGACACTCACTATTCCGACGTACCTCAACGAGACGCAGTGGCGCGACGCGATGGGCGCCGAAATCGACGGGACCGGGAACGCCGGAAACGACGCTTACGTCCACGGCGTCACGTACCAGTCGGTCTCTGGACAGCAGTTCAACCTCGTCACGCTGGAGTTCGAACAGTCCGTCACCTACGAACTCGATCTGGCCCGGGTCGGTGTCGGCGAGACGGAGGGCATCGACGAACCGAACGCCACGTATCTGACCACGATACAGGGTGACGGCGCCACCGTCGCCGAGGGGCAGAACCAGTCGCTCGTCCTCGAGGTCAGGGACCAGTACAACAACCCGGTCGGCGGCGAGTCCGTCAACGTGAGTGCCGACCGGGGGACCGTCACCCCAGCCGCCGCGGAGACCGGGACCGATGGCAGGGTCACGGTCACGTACCAGGCCCCGAGCGTCAGCGGCACCGGGAACACCGACACCATCAACGCCAGTTTCGACTCGGCCGTCGGTAGCGGCGTCGACGAGAACGCCCCGGAGAACGTCTCGTTCACCGTCCAGATAGCCAACACCGACGGAAGTGGAACCGGTGGTGGCGGAGGTGGTGGGAGCGCATACACGATCAACTGGAACGACCCAGACGGCGACAACCCCAGTGGTCCGCTAACGAATTGCGACGACGTCTCCTGTGAGTGGAACGTCTCCGCGGACTCGGACGACCAACTCGACCTCAGCGCGGGCCTGAACGTCAGTATCGACGGCTTCACGGTCGAGTTCGGTGTGAACGACACCGGCGTCGGCACGGTCTCACCAAGTTCGGACTCGACGGACGGGTCCGGGACTGCGCAGACGACGCTGACCGCGGCCGCCAACGGGACCGTCGGCGTCTACGCTGCGAGCGGCGGTTCGAGCGACCGGCTACTCGTCGAGGTGACGAACGTGGGAGCCGGTGGAGGCGGTGGGACGGATTCACCACCGTCTGCGGATTTCAGCTATAGTCCCACGTCTCCGCGGACAGCCGAGAGCATCACGTTCGACGCCTCAGTTTCGAGTGACGACAACGGCATCACCAGTTACGAGTGGGACATCGACGACGATGGCAACTACGAGAAGAGTGGACAGACAACCACCCACAGCTACGGTGACAACGGTCAAAAGCAGGTCACACTACGTGTGACGGACGGCGCGGGGCAGACCGACACTATCGCCAAGACTGTCACGGTCACCAACCGTCCGCCGTCGGCAGCCTTCGACTGGGACTGCACGGGGACGACCTGCTCGTTCGATGGACGCGGCTCGTCCGATGTGGATGGCTCGATAGCGTCGTACTCGTGGGACTTCGGCGATGGTGGGAGTGACCCCGGACAGACGACGAGTCACACGTACACGCCGCCAGGGACCTACTCGGTGACCCTGACCGTGACCGACGACGACGGGGATACGAGCAGCATCACGAAGGAAATCCACACTGGCGGTGGTATCTCGTACGGACAGACTGACACGTGGTTATCGAGTAACTCCGACATCCAACAGGAGTTCCAGAGCACTCGGAACGACGATGTCACAATCATCGCCGTGAAGGTAAACGAAACGTCGAACCAGGTGGACCTGCTCAATGGCGATAACACCGCGTATGCCGAGGTCGAAATCTACAATTCCTCGGGGCTGGTCGGCGGTGCCGACACCACCGGTGGTTACGTGCTTCCGGCGAACATGAGCCTCGAATCCGATGGACAGTCTGCGCCGCTTCCATCGGGGGCACAACAGACGCTGTACCTGACCGAGTTCTTCAACGAGCGTGGGAGCAGCGGAAGCTACCAACGCGTGGATATGACGGGGAGACAGGTCACGATTACCATCTACTTCCGTGTCGACGATGTGGTCTACGGGGTTACTCAGACGGTGACAGTTCAGTAG